The genomic segment GTGCTCCAGATTGGAGATCCTTGGAGCTGTAATCCTCTGATGGAATCACCGTAACGCTGTAATCAGCTCGGTCTTCCTCAAACCCCGATGGCACAAAGGAATACTCATAGGTCTTGGGCCCTGCGTTATCCGCAATCAGATTGACGTCGTAAATAAACCTGGACACCAGAACATTCTCATCATCATCCGGACTGCAATCCACCTGCGCCTTGATGGAGGTCACCTGGGGGCCGAGCGGATCACAGATGTCGAGAACATCACCAAACCCAACGCTGGCGGTCAGCCCCGTTCCATCCTCAACTCCGCCACCCTCCTGAGGCTCACCGATGGAGAGAGTGAGTGCTTCCTGTCCTGTGATCTCGCCCGTCGCATTGGCCTCAACAGACACCACCACATCACTCACATCCTCACCCACCAGAATCGTTCCGGCTCCACTGGACTCACGCTGGATCTCCACATCCACCGCGTCCCCCTGCAAATCTGTGAATTCCAGATCATTGATCGTGTAATCAGCCGTCAACGACAAGTTGTCAATTCCCAGTTCGTAGCCGTACAGCGTCGGTAAACCTGGATCAAATGAGGCGCGGTAGAAAAACCTCAGATCTGTGTTGCCGTCATCCGAATCACTGCAGTAGCCAAGACCATCAACAGCCTCGAGAACAGCACTTTGCTTGCACTCATGATCAGCCAAACTCGCCGTGCCCGAGGCCGACGACAGCTCGTTGGCGAGGGATAACTCCAGTGCTTCCTCACCGGTGATCGCCCCTTTGGAGGTCACCGAGACATCCACCCGGAACGACTCCACACCGGCATCCACCTGCAGTTGCCCCTCTCTGCCGGGCTGCTTTAAAAACTCAACGCCATCACTGTTGGCAACTTCAATGCCGGTGATCTCAACCTGATCACCTGAGGTGCCAGCTTGAAAACCCGATAGCACAAAGCTGTACTCGTAGATCTGGGGCAGATCACCGGGCTGCACAACAACATCAAAACTGAATGTGGCCTTCTGCTTGTTCGTGAGGCCTTCCCGCTCACAGGCCGCCACGCCCGTCACCTGATCCACCTCTCCAATCGTGGGTGCACAGTCGGCATCCTTCAGGCTGGTTGCCCCTGTTGCCTCACTGGAGTCGTTGCTGATCGTGAGTGCCAATGCCTCCTCACCGGTCAGCACCTGGTTGGATTTCACAACCACATCCACTTCAAAGGTCTCCATGCCCGCAGGCACAACAATCTCTCCAGCGGTCTTACTTGTTGGCCTTAATGTCACATCATCAGGGAAGACAATCTCCTGGAGGCGATAGCCACTCTCGCTCCAATCACCCAAGGCTTCAAAGCTGTATCCATACAACTGCGCTTCTGTGCCAGCCGGATCAAACGACACCTCAAATTTGAACACCGCATCTTTTTTGCTTGGCGTGCCATCAAGCTCACACGCTGATGTTGCCTCCACGCGTTGCACCTCTCCAGCAGATGGCAGTGGAAGAATGCAATCGGCTGTCAGCTCTGCCTCACCAGAGGTCTCAGTCAGCGGAATCGTTTGAAATTTATTTTCTGACACCTCATAGACATTGGTGAGCGTCAGCGTGATCTCCTCATCGCCAAAGAAGTTATCGCCTGTCAGCAAGATCTCAGCATCAAATGACCGCACATTTCCTTGAACTTTGATGTAACCCGAATATGCTTCATCAGACTCTCCATCCACCACATCTTGATCAGCCTGCTGAATGATCTCGACCCCATCATGCACTTGAATGCCGCCACTATCGAAAGCAACGATATCTGAGTTTTGAATCTCGTATGTTCCTCCCCCCAAACCTTCAGCATTTAATTGATACGCGTAATACTGAATATCATTGGTTTCCTCACGTTCAACATTGAACAAAAATCGCGCAGCTTCCTGCTCAGAACTTGCAGCCTCATCATCACAAACAGCCTTGCCCTGGATCGATTCAATCGTCCCAGGAAAACAATCTTCCAATCCGGCACCATTAACCTGTGCACTCTTTTCTTCCCCAGTCATCGCGAGCATCAAATCCAGCTTCAGTGCATCGCCAGGATTAAGAGAGGCGATTGGTAGAGAAGCCTCGAAAATAAATTGAGAAATTTCGGAGCCATTGGCTTCGTCTTTGTCAACGACAAATTCATTGGCATCCAAGTCAGGAGAGCCAACTCCACCAATACTTTTCCCGCTAGAATTCAATATCTTAATATCACTAGAGTCCAGAGAAAGAGCTTCGCTGGATCCGCCGTCTCCAACCAGAGTCAGATCAAAATCGAATGGCCCATAAAAGTCTTCGCCCCTAAACACATGCTCCCAATCACTGAGATTATCGAGGATTACATCAAACTTGAACAACCCTTTTGCGTTTAAGCCAGCACCACTTTCAATGTCACAGCTGGCACCAGCAGCTTCGAGAGTGAAATCAGGTGGGAGCGGAGGTGCCGGTGAATTTGTAGCCCCGCCAAGATCCGTAAACCCCCTGCCGACGTACTTATTCAAGTCGGGAACGCTGTACCCTGTATATCGAGGGACCGGATTGATGATTCGATTGCCTAATTCATCTCTTTTAAAAACTTCGCCATTTTTTTCAAAATCAAATACGTAAAAGGCTCCGGGTATATTTCCACCCCCTGTATTTCCATAAGTTTGCCCAAACAAATTTTCGTAAGTCTCGTTGAACGAAAGCTGCAAGCCAACAGATATTTCCTCCTCAGAATCTGGGGTCACAACCTTCAAATTGGGATTCAAAAGTTTGTAGGGATTACAACCTCCATCAGGGCAATCATCGGGCGAAGTCAACTGCTTGAGATCAATACTAAAAAACTTTCTTCCATTGTCATTATTTGATTGCGACCCATACAAAACGCCTTCTGCATCTATAGCAATATCCCCGTAACTGCCTGGGGGATAGCCCTTTACTTCATGCTCAATTAATTGACTCGCAGCAGGCGCAGGACCAACTTCATAGTCTAGCTTTAATTGATATAACTTATTACTTTTACCTCCTCCAAAGTACCAAAGCGAACGGTCGTAAAACGAAGCGTTAGCAGGAATACTATTTTTCGAACCAAAATTATTTCCAGGCGGATCTATCCATCCCCATTCTTGTACCTCTCCGATAGGCCACCAGACAATATTCCATACTGAATTTGATGACGGTGGCTGGGCATCCCCAACCACTGCACCCTTATAAAAGAAATAAAGATAATCTTTTGTCGTATCGAAAGCAACGCCATTGCCCCCTGATCCACTGCCTTGATGCGTTTCTAGCTTTGTAGGATTCGGATTGGCGGGCGTGGGAATAGGGTCCGAAAGATTTAAAACCCTGATAAATGGTTGTCCTACATCAGGTTGGTTCTCAAATGTTGGATTAATCTGCCAAACATCATTAACTTGATCAACTCCAAAAAACGTATCTCCAATCGACATCACGTCTAGATTCTGAGCAGCAACTCTGTTCTTGCGCTTTCTTTTGCGTCCCAATTGAAATGCTTCAGGCCAATGCAATGGATCAGTGACGGAAGCCAGCGAGATCTTGACTTTCTTCAACGCACGATGTGTAGCCGTCAACCTTTCATTCAGAGCGTTGAAACGACCTAAAGAATTGGGGCTGCTGTAAACAACAGCGCCTGTGAGCTCCTCCAACAAGGCAACGAAATCGGCATCGGCACCCACATGGCAACTCCAAAGCGCGATCTCCTCAAGACCCCAGCCAGCCAGTAGCTCCGAATTTGCCAGCAGGGCAGCGCGGTCAATCGGCTTATCACCAACCCACACCACACCGGGAGCGCCGTGGGCCATCAGGTGCAAACTCCGCACGGCTTGGCCGTTGGCTCGCTGCTGCTGCAACGCCTCACCGATCACCTCAAGCGGATTCAGCGCCGGGGGCAGCGCTGATGCTGGCAGCCGCGATGCCGCAAGAAGCTGACGGATCTCCGGGCTACTTGCATCACCCAGAACCAGAGATTCATCGCAACAACGAGGCGAGCCGGTATCGATCAGCAAGGGACTCACAGACGCTGCCAGCAACTTAGTAACGGCAACGATTGTGAGCATTCAATAGGGTCAACTCTCGAATTCAGGCAAGCCGAAACGTTGTGGCAGAGGACCAATTCATCAATCGGCAGGGCCAAGCCGCAGACCAGAAGAGGCCTCAACAGAATTTCCGGAGGACTTAAAAGTGCTGGATGCGGATCACACCAACGCTGTGGCAACTGCTCCCCTCAGCGACCGCCGCACTCCTTAACCTGATTGCCCTCGACTCGTCACCCGCCAAGGCACAAACATGCACGGTGGATCCCTTCGGTGCTGAAGTCTGCTTACCGCCAGACGAATCAATCGAGCCCCCCAACGATCCTCCGAACACACCGCCGCCCTTCGTGATCATCCCGGAGTGCTTCGGGCCCTGCTGGGAATTCCCACCGGCTCCTCCGTATCGGGCCTTTGAAGCAGCTGCTGATCCCGAACCCACGCCAGAGCCAGCGGAAGAACCGCCCTTGATGCCTGCACCGCCGGCCGAACCGATCCAGCCCCTCTGGTTCAAAAGCGATGCGCTGGAATCCGAGGTGGCAGAGGCTTACCTCGAGCGCAAGTTGAACGACTATTTCCTCGCCCAGACAAATCAAGCCGTGATCGATCTCGGGGACGCTCCGATCGTGGTCTTCGACGGGATTCGCTACGCCGAGCTGTTAACCCCCAACACGCTGCTCTACTCCCAGACCACCAACGAGCCAGGGGTGAATGTTTGGGTGCGCGGCTTCGGCGGTGAGAGCAAAGCACCGTCGTCACGCGGTCGGATAGCCGACATCAGTGGAGGTGGGGCACAGCTCGGGTTCGACGTTCCCTTAAGCAACAGCTCCCGCATTGGACTGTTCGGCACCTACGCCGTCAACGATGGTGACGATGGCTCCCGCGGCACCTGGGACACCGACGGCTGGGGTGGTGGCGGATACGCCGAATACTGGTCGGAAAACTTCTACCTGCGCGGCATGGTGAGTGCCGGCGGCTACTCGGGCGACCAGCGCCGCAGCAATGATGGCGAGATCTATCGAGGCGAGCGCAGCGGCAATTCCTGGACGGGGGTTGTGAGTGTGGGAGCCCCCTTCGACTCCGGCGACTGGATCCTCGAACCCCAGGCCCTGATCAGCTACACCAACACCAGCCTCGATCGCTACAGCGAATCAACGGGTAACCGCGATGATCGACTGCTCTACAACGAGATGGAGCTCGACCGCTTCGACAGCGAGCTCTCCATGACATTTGCCCATCCGATCCGAGATGGGCAGCGCTCCCTGTTCATGCCCTTTCTCCGCGTTGGCTGGGTCGCCGACTGGGGCCAGAGCGGCGGCAGCCAGAAAGTGAGCTTCATCAACGCCGATCGCAACGACAACTGGAGCATCAACGGCGATTCCGATCACGGCGCCCTCGTGGAAATCGGCCTCGATTACACCACCTACAACTTCAGCGACACCTCGATGGGCGTCTACGCCCGCAGTGGTGTGGTGCTTTGGGGTGGAGACCGCGGCACCGCTTGGCAGGTGTCCGGTGGCCTGAACTTCAAGTTCTGAGTTCGGCGCAACAAGCCTCAAACGCGGCAGTGGGATCGTTGGCTTTGGTGATCGGCCGGCCGATCACCAGCTGGCTGGCTCCAGCCGCCATCGCCTCAGCCGGCCCCATCACCCGGGCCTGATCACCCACCGCGGCTCCCTTAGGACGAATGCCTGGCGTGACCAACGCAAAGGGTTCAGGATGCTGCTCCCGCAACGCCGCGGCCTCCAGAGGTGAGCAGACGCAGCCGCCGATGCCAGCGGTCGCCGACAGCTGCGCCAACGCCGGTACCCGTTCGGCGATGCCCTGGGCAATGGCAAGTTCCTGTTGCAGTCTTTGCTCTTCCCAGCTGGTCAGCACCGTCACCGCCAGCAGGGTGGGGGCATCGAGACCTGCAGTTTGGGCCCCCTCGACTGCTGCGGCCTGGGCCGCCTGCAGCGCTTCGCTGCCGGCACAGGCGTGCACCGTTATCAGCTCCGCCCCCACTGCTGCCGCCCGCCGGCAGGCTCCCGCCATCGTGGCCGGAATGTCGTGAAACTTGAGGTCAAGGAACACCCGCAGGCCCTGCTCCCGCAACTCGGCCACCACTTGCGGGCCCGACTGCACAAACAGCTCCAGGCCCACCTTCACCCAGCGCAAAGACTTGATTTGGCGGCTGAACGCCAGGGCCTGCTCGGGCGCCATGCCATCGAGGGCCACGATGATCCGATCGGCGGGATCAGCGGAGAGCGACGGAGCCAAGGCAAGCGATTGATCCGTAACCCATCCTGTCGCCCTGGCTGGAGCATCTCAACCGGAGTTCAGGCTGAGGGCGACAGCCTGATGCCTGTTGTTTGCTCAATGAAGCTCAGATAGTCGCGCTGGGATTCAGGCTTTCGCATGAATTCGGGGCCAACACCAGTGACACCGAGAGCTAAAAAGCCAAAAAGGTGAGCAACACGGCAGGCCTGGATGCGCTCCTGATTCAAAGGCCTGATGGATTGATAAGCCTTAAGAACCCCATCAGTAACCTGTTCACAAACATGGGGCGAAATTCCTGGATAAACCTGGCGAGGAGTAATCAGGCAAAGATTCATCGTATGCGCCAGATCTATTGCTGGATCAGAAATACGAAATCCCCAGTCCAATACGCCTGATATGGAGCCATTGTCAAACATCACATTGGCTCCGTGATAGTCGCCATGAATCACAGCAAGGTTCTCACCATCAAGGGGCAAGTGATCGCGAAGCCAGCCAATCAGTTCAGATGCCCAAGGAATCTTCTGTTCACAAAAATCAAAAGCCTTTTGATCAATAGCAGGACTTAAAAACCGCTCATCTGGAACACCAGCCCGCCTGAAGGCTTCAACAATGGGCCTCACATCAAGCTCATGCATGCGGGCCATTGACTCACCCAAGACCGACGCAAAGACCGCTGGCTTCTGCTCAACCAAAGGCCGACCTGGCACCAGATCCATCACCGCAAAAACACCCCCCAAGACTGATTGGTCTCCACAAACGCGATGAATCACAGGCGTTTTCAGGCCCTGCTGATTCAGAATCTGATGCGCAAGCTGAAGATGCAAAAGCTCCTCCACCTCACGCGCAGGACGCAGAACGCGAAGGACTCTCGGCTCCTGGTCAACCAGCTTGTAGCGATACAGCCGGGCATCGAAGCCCCCAGTCAGCCGCGTCGGCTCAACCTCATAAGCGACACGGTCTGACGATTCAGATTGCAGATAAGACAAGAAATCAGCAGCAATCTGCTGATCGGATTTGATTTCAGATTCAAGAGTTTGCATTGATCTTGGCCCAGATGAGATCACCATCGCCGCAGAACTCCATCAGCGAATCCCCCAAAAGAGGGAACGCTGGCGGCTCAGGCCACGAGCCTCCGGAAGGTTTTCTTGCCCAGCTGCAGCACCTTGCCATCCAGCTCCGCCGCTGCGGCGAACTCCTGGTTGGGGTCGGTGATCTTGTCTCCCTCAAGGCGCACAGCGCCACCCTTGATCTGTCGGCGGGCCTCACTGCTGCTGGCACAGATGCCGACGGCGCTGAGCAGATAAAAGGCCTTGGCCGGGAAGTTCACCTGCGCCAAGGACGCCTCGGGCACCTCCGCAGTCGCATCTCCCACGCCGCCCACCAAGGTGGCGGCATCACGCTGGGCCTTCCGGGCTGCCTCAAGACCATGGCGGCTGGCGGTCACCGCCAGGGCCATCGCCTTCTGCTTCTCGCGGGGATTCTGCGGCAACGTCGCCAGATCCAGGTCGGTCAGCAACGTGAGGTAGTCGTTGATCGCCGCATCGCCGACCTTCTCCAGCTTGGAGTACATCGAGAGGGGATCCTCCTCCAGCCCCACCACATTGCCGAGGCTTTTGCTCATTTTCTGAACGCCATCGAGCCCCACCAGAATCGGCAACAGCAAGCCGAACTGGGTGCTCCTGCCGAAATGGCGCTGCAGGTCACGGCCCATGGCCACATTGAACTTCTGGTCGGTGCCGCCTAGTTCCACATCGGCGTCCACCGCCACCGAGTCGTAGCCCTGCAGCAACGGATAGAGGAATTCATGCAGGGCGATCGGTGTACCGCTGCTGTAGCGCTTGGAGAAGTCGTCCTTGGCCAGCATCTGGCCCACGGTGCCGGTGCCCAGCAAGCCGATCACCGCAGGCAGGTCCATCCCCTCCAGCCATTCGCTGTTGTATCGAACCTCCAGGCGCCCGGGGGTCTCGAAATCGAGGAGCGCCGTCTCCTTGGGCTGGTCCTGTCCCAGCTGGCGCAGATAAGTGGAAGCATTGGCAGCCACGTCCTCCTTGCTGAGCAGCACCCGCGTGGTGCTCTTGCCAGTGGGATCCCCGATCCGTGCGGTGAAGTCGCCGATGATTAACACCCCCGTATGACCCGCATCCTGGAAGGCCCTCAGCTTGCGGAACAGGATGCTGTGGCCCAGGTGAATGTTGCTGCCGGTGGGGTCGATGCCCAGCTTCACCCTGAGCGGTCGTCCCTCCTTGTCGGCCTGGGCCAGCCGGGCCGCCAGGGCCTGATCGGCGTCGCTGGGATCGCCAGCAGGGAATAGATCGGCCATGCCGCGCGCCAGCCACTGCGGCAGGGTTGGGGACGACTCCGGCATCGGCGCTACGCACAAGCGCTGAGGATCGTACGAGTGATGCCGGCGGGCCTTCAGCCGGCCGGCGGCGGCTCAATCTGGGATTTCATCCGCTCCAGGGTGGACTGCATCTGCTCGAACATCTGCTCCGGCGTGATCCCGAACTGGCTCAACTGGGTGCGCAGCTGCTCCACCGTGAGCTTGGCCTGGAAATCTTCCGAGAGCTCAAACCGCTTCATGAACACCCGGTAGCGGCCCATCAGCTCTTCCATGGTTTCGATGAATTTTTTCTTGCCTTCGCGATCGAACTTTCCGTACTCACTGCCCAGCTGCATCAGCTGCTGGTAGTCGCCAAACAGACGCTTGGCCTCGTCCTGGACGATGTCGGAGTCGAAGAAGGCCATCCGTACAAATTTCGTTTCCTTAACGAGAATTCTGCAGACTTCCCGCAACCAGCGGCAGTGCGGATTCACCCCATGTCCACCATGCGAGAAAGCCCCTTCCACCTTGCAGGAGATGAATCTCACACAGCATCTGCCCGCCATGCGTGAGTTCATGCAAAGCGGACGCAACCTGTTGCTGCGCCGGCGCACCGTGATCGCCAGCGCTGATCGGGTGCTGATCACCAGCCTGGTGAACATGGTCGGTGACAGCGGCCGGATCGAGGGGGCCGCCACCGGCGAACGCGAGGCACTCACCTGCCTGCGCCATGGCACGGCCGACCTGCTCCTCTGCACCGACCTGCTCGATTCCGGCAGCGGCCCCTCCCTGGTGGCCGCCGCGCGCAGCATCCGACCGGACCTGGTCTGTCTGATGCTGATCCAACGCCCCCTGCGCAGCACGATCGAGGCGGCCATAGCGGCGGGCTGCAACGGCCTCTGCAGTCGCGAAAGGGTTGGCAACGGCCATCTGCTCAGAGCCATGCAGGCGATCGACAGTGACGACACCTACATCGATCCCGTGATCGCCGGCGTGCTGCGCCACAGCCGGCTCAGCAGAGGACATTCCCAGTCCCTGTCCAGCACCCTGAGCCTGCGGGAGGAGGACGTGCTGCGGGGAATCTGCCGCGGCCTCACCAACCAGGAGATCGCCGATCAGCTGCACCTCTCGATCGACACCGTGAAACATGCCGTGACGGCCCTGCTCGGCAAACTGGAGGCGCGCGATCGCACCCAGGCCGTGTTGATCGCCTTCCGCAACGACCTCGTGGATTTACCCGCCACGCTGCCGCGTTGGAGCGCTTGATCCCATGACATTCGCCCTCTGGTCTCTGACAGGGGCCGTTCTGCTGGCTGGATTGACCTTCCTCAGCTGGCTCGAGCCGCTGAAAGCTGCCGAGCTGGATCGAACCACCGTGCTGGTGATCGTGACCCAGGCCAACGTCCGCTGCCTGAGCAGCACCGGCAGCATGGCAGCCCAGGACGCCCTGGACATTGGCAACCGCTTCCTCGATCAGGAAAACATCTCCGCAGGTCAACGCCGGGCGGTGAACAAACGGGACGATGTGGAGGAGCTGATGCAGGCTTACATCGCTGACCAGGGCGGTTGCGATGCCCTTGTGCGTCTTTTGAAGCAGTGACAGAGACAAAGCAGTGACAGAGATAAAGCAGTGACAGCCACTGGAACCAGTCGTTAATGTCAGCCCGACGCCTACCAGCCCTCCAGCCCGATGCCCCAGCGCCACTGGTTGGATCCTCTGGCCAGGCAGGTCCTGCAGGCCACGGGCCAATTGCCGAGGCCTGTGGTTGCAACACCTCAGCCAGGAGGTCCTGAACCGGCAGCTGCACCGGGCTGGACCATGGACGTGAACCGGGCATCCCGGGAGCAGTGGTGCCAGCTGCCAGGCTGCGACGCCGACAAAGCTGATCTGCTGGTGCGGCTCCAGCAGGGTGGCGTTCAGTTCAGTTGCGCCGACGATCTTTTCCGACTGCTGGACCTGCCGGAGGATCTCGCCGCCCTCTGGCACCCCCACCTGATCTTTCATTGGCATGGCGATGCACCGCTGCAACCCGTGGAGGCTCCCCTTGACCTCAACCGTGCGGCCGCCGGCGAACTGCAACGGCTGCAATGGCCCGATGATCGCCTGCAACGGCTTCTGCGCGAACGTCGCCGCCAAGGCTTCCAGAATCTGGCCGACCTGCAGGAACGGCTCTGCCTGCCCGCCAGCACCGTTGAAAGCCTGATCGGGCGGGTGTGCTTCGGGACACGACGCGCCGGTCCCTCCCTGCCGCCACAC from the Synechococcus sp. KORDI-100 genome contains:
- a CDS encoding autotransporter outer membrane beta-barrel domain-containing protein, with product MRITPTLWQLLPSATAALLNLIALDSSPAKAQTCTVDPFGAEVCLPPDESIEPPNDPPNTPPPFVIIPECFGPCWEFPPAPPYRAFEAAADPEPTPEPAEEPPLMPAPPAEPIQPLWFKSDALESEVAEAYLERKLNDYFLAQTNQAVIDLGDAPIVVFDGIRYAELLTPNTLLYSQTTNEPGVNVWVRGFGGESKAPSSRGRIADISGGGAQLGFDVPLSNSSRIGLFGTYAVNDGDDGSRGTWDTDGWGGGGYAEYWSENFYLRGMVSAGGYSGDQRRSNDGEIYRGERSGNSWTGVVSVGAPFDSGDWILEPQALISYTNTSLDRYSESTGNRDDRLLYNEMELDRFDSELSMTFAHPIRDGQRSLFMPFLRVGWVADWGQSGGSQKVSFINADRNDNWSINGDSDHGALVEIGLDYTTYNFSDTSMGVYARSGVVLWGGDRGTAWQVSGGLNFKF
- a CDS encoding response regulator transcription factor encodes the protein MNLTQHLPAMREFMQSGRNLLLRRRTVIASADRVLITSLVNMVGDSGRIEGAATGEREALTCLRHGTADLLLCTDLLDSGSGPSLVAAARSIRPDLVCLMLIQRPLRSTIEAAIAAGCNGLCSRERVGNGHLLRAMQAIDSDDTYIDPVIAGVLRHSRLSRGHSQSLSSTLSLREEDVLRGICRGLTNQEIADQLHLSIDTVKHAVTALLGKLEARDRTQAVLIAFRNDLVDLPATLPRWSA
- a CDS encoding DUF4347 domain-containing protein, which encodes MLIDTGSPRCCDESLVLGDASSPEIRQLLAASRLPASALPPALNPLEVIGEALQQQRANGQAVRSLHLMAHGAPGVVWVGDKPIDRAALLANSELLAGWGLEEIALWSCHVGADADFVALLEELTGAVVYSSPNSLGRFNALNERLTATHRALKKVKISLASVTDPLHWPEAFQLGRKRKRKNRVAAQNLDVMSIGDTFFGVDQVNDVWQINPTFENQPDVGQPFIRVLNLSDPIPTPANPNPTKLETHQGSGSGGNGVAFDTTKDYLYFFYKGAVVGDAQPPSSNSVWNIVWWPIGEVQEWGWIDPPGNNFGSKNSIPANASFYDRSLWYFGGGKSNKLYQLKLDYEVGPAPAASQLIEHEVKGYPPGSYGDIAIDAEGVLYGSQSNNDNGRKFFSIDLKQLTSPDDCPDGGCNPYKLLNPNLKVVTPDSEEEISVGLQLSFNETYENLFGQTYGNTGGGNIPGAFYVFDFEKNGEVFKRDELGNRIINPVPRYTGYSVPDLNKYVGRGFTDLGGATNSPAPPLPPDFTLEAAGASCDIESGAGLNAKGLFKFDVILDNLSDWEHVFRGEDFYGPFDFDLTLVGDGGSSEALSLDSSDIKILNSSGKSIGGVGSPDLDANEFVVDKDEANGSEISQFIFEASLPIASLNPGDALKLDLMLAMTGEEKSAQVNGAGLEDCFPGTIESIQGKAVCDDEAASSEQEAARFLFNVEREETNDIQYYAYQLNAEGLGGGTYEIQNSDIVAFDSGGIQVHDGVEIIQQADQDVVDGESDEAYSGYIKVQGNVRSFDAEILLTGDNFFGDEEITLTLTNVYEVSENKFQTIPLTETSGEAELTADCILPLPSAGEVQRVEATSACELDGTPSKKDAVFKFEVSFDPAGTEAQLYGYSFEALGDWSESGYRLQEIVFPDDVTLRPTSKTAGEIVVPAGMETFEVDVVVKSNQVLTGEEALALTISNDSSEATGATSLKDADCAPTIGEVDQVTGVAACEREGLTNKQKATFSFDVVVQPGDLPQIYEYSFVLSGFQAGTSGDQVEITGIEVANSDGVEFLKQPGREGQLQVDAGVESFRVDVSVTSKGAITGEEALELSLANELSSASGTASLADHECKQSAVLEAVDGLGYCSDSDDGNTDLRFFYRASFDPGLPTLYGYELGIDNLSLTADYTINDLEFTDLQGDAVDVEIQRESSGAGTILVGEDVSDVVVSVEANATGEITGQEALTLSIGEPQEGGGVEDGTGLTASVGFGDVLDICDPLGPQVTSIKAQVDCSPDDDENVLVSRFIYDVNLIADNAGPKTYEYSFVPSGFEEDRADYSVTVIPSEDYSSKDLQSGALQGEIRVAEGVDNFKLELDIQAGENLVETESLSLTLADERSSVEATASLATSDCIEQVPDSHLYLLMNNSTSMLSPEPSTSQTSAPTMLEAQNRIAFYSFEQAAAKAGYGFRNINDDSFESFGETSRNAILSNSSQSLARTLQDYELVDDPYDGKKAGNLTVHLITYGYVVDYRREDFRSTNLLAGATPGGEGLNLAQRILLTSTPNKIYGNSIENNPNWESYDLPEPTEDDYFPRNWKELGVNASNLYSGTEMLGAFTGLTHLLREKRRSNDIQADESVGITVATDGRPERRPWWDNRGDEGTGVPIPLPDSLGGDEITAAGLLYNNDGSFRYNLDNDGIAQWPKMQGKLNKQLNRLARQLNDPSEQFEVDVIGLGEEDVIGGGADDVVNFPAIYENLFNEQTFDDSKNTWTYNVVEDLPDFFD
- the tyrS gene encoding tyrosine--tRNA ligase; protein product: MPESSPTLPQWLARGMADLFPAGDPSDADQALAARLAQADKEGRPLRVKLGIDPTGSNIHLGHSILFRKLRAFQDAGHTGVLIIGDFTARIGDPTGKSTTRVLLSKEDVAANASTYLRQLGQDQPKETALLDFETPGRLEVRYNSEWLEGMDLPAVIGLLGTGTVGQMLAKDDFSKRYSSGTPIALHEFLYPLLQGYDSVAVDADVELGGTDQKFNVAMGRDLQRHFGRSTQFGLLLPILVGLDGVQKMSKSLGNVVGLEEDPLSMYSKLEKVGDAAINDYLTLLTDLDLATLPQNPREKQKAMALAVTASRHGLEAARKAQRDAATLVGGVGDATAEVPEASLAQVNFPAKAFYLLSAVGICASSSEARRQIKGGAVRLEGDKITDPNQEFAAAAELDGKVLQLGKKTFRRLVA
- a CDS encoding DUF1825 family protein translates to MAFFDSDIVQDEAKRLFGDYQQLMQLGSEYGKFDREGKKKFIETMEELMGRYRVFMKRFELSEDFQAKLTVEQLRTQLSQFGITPEQMFEQMQSTLERMKSQIEPPPAG
- a CDS encoding phosphotransferase family protein gives rise to the protein MQTLESEIKSDQQIAADFLSYLQSESSDRVAYEVEPTRLTGGFDARLYRYKLVDQEPRVLRVLRPAREVEELLHLQLAHQILNQQGLKTPVIHRVCGDQSVLGGVFAVMDLVPGRPLVEQKPAVFASVLGESMARMHELDVRPIVEAFRRAGVPDERFLSPAIDQKAFDFCEQKIPWASELIGWLRDHLPLDGENLAVIHGDYHGANVMFDNGSISGVLDWGFRISDPAIDLAHTMNLCLITPRQVYPGISPHVCEQVTDGVLKAYQSIRPLNQERIQACRVAHLFGFLALGVTGVGPEFMRKPESQRDYLSFIEQTTGIRLSPSA
- the pyrF gene encoding orotidine-5'-phosphate decarboxylase, which produces MAPSLSADPADRIIVALDGMAPEQALAFSRQIKSLRWVKVGLELFVQSGPQVVAELREQGLRVFLDLKFHDIPATMAGACRRAAAVGAELITVHACAGSEALQAAQAAAVEGAQTAGLDAPTLLAVTVLTSWEEQRLQQELAIAQGIAERVPALAQLSATAGIGGCVCSPLEAAALREQHPEPFALVTPGIRPKGAAVGDQARVMGPAEAMAAGASQLVIGRPITKANDPTAAFEACCAELRT